A window of the Synechococcus sp. LTW-R genome harbors these coding sequences:
- a CDS encoding carbamoyl-phosphate synthase L chain, with translation MLRPLWIGLVASALAVTTLPAKADGYGTASDLGVMSIQLKDIVKPQVGIQGQTQAAGTPNQAGLGGFLPLVVGSNSVFFADVLANANFSDWGNSSSIINTTVAGTTISTSSRLGYRWLNGDRSWMYGLNAGYDTRPMSTGPSDTGIPVYASRTAFFQQAAVNAEAVSDKWAFNAYALIPTGDTEQQLNTVYQGGALDTYGLDAGYNLTPGLRASVGYYYQNGDAGDADGSGVLGRLAYAINNGLTVGTNLSYDSAFKSRFSADIKWRFNTNGGPGKETPKTNAAVNALTSTPSNRDVRVHDRVCLTLIWWPCVLRN, from the coding sequence ATGCTGCGTCCTTTATGGATCGGGTTGGTGGCATCTGCATTGGCAGTCACCACCCTCCCTGCAAAAGCGGATGGGTACGGCACAGCCAGTGACCTGGGTGTGATGAGCATTCAGCTCAAGGACATCGTCAAACCTCAAGTCGGCATCCAAGGTCAAACCCAAGCCGCTGGCACGCCCAACCAAGCAGGTCTGGGTGGCTTCCTTCCACTGGTGGTCGGCAGCAACAGCGTCTTCTTTGCTGATGTCCTGGCGAATGCCAACTTCTCGGACTGGGGTAACAGCAGCAGCATCATCAACACCACCGTTGCTGGCACCACCATCTCCACCTCATCCCGCCTGGGCTATCGCTGGCTCAATGGTGACCGCAGTTGGATGTATGGACTGAATGCGGGCTATGACACCCGACCAATGAGCACGGGTCCCTCTGACACAGGTATCCCTGTTTATGCCTCACGCACCGCTTTCTTCCAGCAGGCGGCTGTCAATGCAGAAGCGGTGAGCGATAAGTGGGCATTCAATGCTTATGCGCTCATTCCAACGGGTGACACCGAGCAACAGCTCAACACCGTCTATCAAGGCGGTGCACTGGACACCTATGGCTTAGATGCTGGTTACAACCTGACGCCAGGACTAAGAGCCTCTGTTGGTTACTACTACCAAAACGGCGATGCAGGCGATGCCGATGGCTCTGGCGTCTTGGGTCGCCTCGCCTATGCCATCAACAACGGACTAACGGTTGGCACCAACCTCTCTTATGACAGTGCCTTCAAGTCACGGTTTTCGGCTGACATCAAGTGGCGCTTCAATACGAATGGCGGTCCTGGCAAAGAAACACCGAAAACCAATGCCGCTGTTAATGCCCTAACATCAACGCCTAGCAATAGGGATGTGCGGGTGCACGACCGAGTTTGCCTGACCTTAATTTGGTGGCCGTGTGTGTTAAGAAATTGA
- a CDS encoding phasin family protein — translation MDPSRTLQQLLFRGLGTTSLVAERLRGVTQAWVSSGRLDPSQASALVDDVLASLRGENPELEKQTERQVERNLDHLLQDLGLARQREVDELRGRIDRLEQQLRQKQSQLEIPD, via the coding sequence ATGGATCCCAGCCGGACCCTTCAACAACTGCTCTTCCGCGGACTTGGCACCACCTCGTTGGTGGCCGAGCGCCTGCGGGGCGTCACCCAGGCCTGGGTGAGCAGTGGCCGCCTTGATCCCAGTCAGGCCAGTGCCTTGGTCGATGACGTCCTCGCCAGCCTGCGCGGCGAGAACCCCGAGCTCGAGAAGCAGACCGAGCGGCAGGTGGAGCGCAACCTGGATCACCTGCTGCAGGATCTCGGCCTGGCCCGGCAACGGGAGGTCGATGAACTGCGGGGCCGCATCGATCGGCTGGAACAGCAGCTGCGGCAGAAGCAATCCCAGCTCGAAATCCCGGACTGA
- a CDS encoding superoxide dismutase has protein sequence MAHTLPALPYGLDALEPHISRQTLEFHHGKHHNAYVTNLNNLVAGTDLEGKSLEDTIVAVAGDASKAGVFNNAAQVWNHSFYWQCIKPNGGGTPSGALLDKINADFGSFEKFVEAFKAAGATQFGSGWAWLVLDNGTLKVTKTGNADLPLAHGQKALLTMDVWEHAYYLDYQNRRPDYISTYLDKLVNWDFVAANLAAA, from the coding sequence ATGGCTCATACGCTGCCCGCGCTGCCCTACGGCCTCGATGCCCTCGAGCCGCATATCTCCCGCCAAACCCTTGAGTTCCACCACGGCAAGCACCACAACGCTTACGTGACCAACCTCAACAACCTGGTGGCTGGCACCGATCTGGAAGGCAAGAGCCTGGAAGACACCATCGTCGCCGTGGCCGGTGACGCCAGCAAAGCCGGCGTGTTCAACAACGCTGCCCAGGTCTGGAACCACAGCTTCTACTGGCAGTGCATCAAGCCCAACGGTGGCGGCACCCCCAGCGGCGCTCTGCTCGACAAGATCAACGCCGACTTCGGCAGCTTTGAGAAGTTCGTCGAAGCCTTCAAGGCCGCCGGCGCCACCCAGTTCGGTAGCGGCTGGGCCTGGCTCGTCCTCGACAACGGCACCCTGAAGGTCACCAAGACCGGCAACGCCGATCTGCCCCTGGCCCACGGCCAAAAGGCCCTCCTGACCATGGACGTCTGGGAGCACGCCTACTACCTGGATTACCAGAACCGCCGTCCCGACTACATCAGCACCTACCTCGACAAGCTGGTGAACTGGGACTTCGTGGCCGCAAACCTGGCCGCCGCCTGA
- a CDS encoding FKBP-type peptidyl-prolyl cis-trans isomerase produces MRDILISSAVCVGCLLLALVSQIVAPSTVNAAPSQPAVQQAVASAPAQASFSGQIELDPEDPNPSLFTMASDVIADSGASALGGEMVAAKERMTPSGLRITDLVIGDGPEATSGQLVVVNYRGTLENGKEFDSSYGRGPFSFPLGAGRVIKGWDEGVAGMQVGGKRKLVIPPDLAYGERGAGGVIPPNATLVFEVELLEIKG; encoded by the coding sequence ATGCGGGACATCCTGATCAGCTCCGCCGTCTGCGTGGGCTGCCTCTTGCTGGCACTGGTGAGCCAGATCGTGGCTCCCTCCACTGTGAACGCCGCCCCCAGCCAACCCGCCGTGCAGCAGGCGGTGGCCAGCGCCCCCGCTCAAGCCAGCTTCAGCGGCCAGATCGAGCTCGATCCAGAGGATCCCAACCCCAGCCTCTTCACGATGGCCAGCGACGTCATCGCCGACAGTGGGGCCTCTGCCCTCGGAGGAGAAATGGTTGCGGCCAAAGAACGGATGACCCCCAGCGGTCTGCGCATCACCGACCTGGTGATCGGGGACGGCCCGGAAGCCACCTCGGGTCAGCTCGTAGTGGTCAACTACCGCGGCACCCTCGAGAACGGCAAGGAGTTCGACAGCAGCTACGGCCGCGGTCCCTTCAGCTTCCCCCTGGGCGCCGGTCGCGTCATCAAGGGCTGGGATGAAGGTGTAGCCGGCATGCAGGTCGGCGGTAAGCGCAAGCTGGTCATCCCCCCCGATCTCGCCTACGGCGAGCGCGGTGCCGGCGGTGTGATCCCCCCCAACGCCACCTTGGTCTTTGAGGTGGAACTGCTCGAGATCAAGGGCTGA
- the queA gene encoding tRNA preQ1(34) S-adenosylmethionine ribosyltransferase-isomerase QueA has translation MISDDQLLSSYVFDLPETFIAQRPVEPRHAARLLALEGPEGCRHQTVWDLQELLKPGDLLVVNNTRVLKARLQARRPTGGAVELLVLEPVGGSDWLCLAKPAKRLKPGEILQLEHPGQAPQPLEIVAVDAETGGRVVRFPAECTTPEAIEALLARYGEIPLPPYIHQHSSDDDSRYQTRFASRPGAVAAPTAGLHLSDELLDALEALGVQRTTVTLHVGLGTFRPVETEDLTQLELHSEWVEVSAACVEAVSQCRARGGRVIAVGTTSVRSLEAVAQLHGGVLQPHAGPVNLVIQPGYRFAVVQGLLTNFHLPKSSLLLLVSALVGRLRLLALYEEAKAEGYRFFSYGDAMWIAPEAVLESARP, from the coding sequence CTGATCAGCGACGATCAGCTGCTCTCGAGTTACGTCTTTGACCTCCCGGAGACGTTCATCGCCCAGCGCCCTGTCGAACCGCGCCATGCGGCGCGGCTGTTGGCGCTCGAGGGGCCAGAGGGCTGTCGCCATCAAACGGTCTGGGATCTGCAGGAGCTGCTGAAACCCGGCGATTTGCTGGTGGTGAACAACACCCGGGTGCTTAAGGCGCGCCTGCAGGCCCGCCGGCCCACAGGGGGGGCGGTGGAGCTGCTGGTGCTGGAGCCCGTGGGCGGCAGCGATTGGCTCTGTCTGGCCAAACCGGCCAAGCGCCTCAAGCCGGGCGAGATCCTGCAGCTGGAGCATCCCGGCCAAGCGCCCCAGCCCCTGGAGATCGTGGCCGTTGACGCGGAGACCGGTGGCCGGGTCGTGCGGTTTCCGGCGGAGTGCACCACCCCGGAAGCGATCGAGGCCCTGCTGGCCCGTTACGGCGAGATCCCCCTGCCGCCCTACATCCACCAGCACTCCAGCGACGACGACAGCCGTTACCAGACCCGCTTTGCCTCCCGGCCCGGTGCGGTGGCGGCGCCCACGGCGGGCTTGCACCTGAGCGATGAACTGCTGGACGCCCTCGAGGCCCTCGGGGTGCAGCGCACAACGGTGACCTTGCACGTCGGTCTGGGCACGTTCCGGCCGGTGGAAACCGAGGACCTGACCCAGTTGGAGCTGCACAGCGAGTGGGTTGAGGTGTCGGCGGCCTGTGTGGAGGCGGTGTCCCAGTGCCGCGCCCGCGGCGGCCGGGTGATTGCGGTTGGCACCACCTCGGTTCGCAGCCTGGAGGCGGTCGCTCAGCTCCATGGCGGTGTGCTGCAACCCCATGCCGGTCCGGTGAATTTGGTGATTCAGCCCGGCTATCGCTTTGCGGTGGTTCAGGGGCTCCTGACCAACTTCCACCTGCCGAAAAGTTCCTTGTTGCTGCTGGTTAGTGCCCTGGTGGGACGGCTGCGTTTGCTGGCGCTCTACGAGGAGGCCAAGGCCGAGGGCTATCGCTTCTTCTCCTATGGCGATGCGATGTGGATCGCGCCGGAGGCGGTTCTGGAGAGCGCCCGGCCATAA